Proteins encoded together in one Rossellomorea sp. y25 window:
- a CDS encoding TetR/AcrR family transcriptional regulator has translation MDKRKSILESAVELFAEHGYNQTSMQQIAESVGISKGSLYSFFQSKEDLIISIYEHYQQLVFERAFVVGLEGNLPPLERFAKQFQVQFEGILEYKSYMKMHMRGESAKNSEKLAAMEHRMRGRLFSWLEHNLLEVFGGKIKPYIWDLMWMTQSIYSSYMMLLISTDDALDPSILGKHLVRQISLLAGDFLEGKSKPLLDDEIMKSFSVSMDREGAFISFEERENAWKSLYEKIRGLSEDRVKYYMNIANRISQVCRQSNQDELIIRGLFRLMMDEENLKNEAIELEKQLLPESV, from the coding sequence ATGGATAAACGTAAATCAATACTCGAATCAGCCGTGGAGCTCTTTGCAGAACACGGATATAATCAAACGTCCATGCAGCAAATCGCCGAAAGTGTCGGCATTTCAAAGGGCTCCCTGTACTCATTCTTTCAATCAAAAGAAGATTTAATCATATCGATTTATGAACATTATCAGCAACTTGTCTTCGAACGGGCTTTTGTCGTCGGACTAGAAGGGAATTTACCACCTCTTGAACGATTCGCAAAACAGTTTCAAGTACAATTTGAAGGGATACTCGAATACAAATCTTATATGAAAATGCACATGCGGGGGGAGTCCGCGAAGAACAGTGAGAAATTGGCTGCAATGGAACACCGTATGAGAGGACGGTTGTTTAGCTGGCTCGAGCATAATTTATTAGAAGTATTTGGTGGTAAGATCAAGCCATACATATGGGACCTCATGTGGATGACACAATCCATCTATTCATCATATATGATGCTTTTGATTTCTACTGATGATGCCCTGGACCCTTCTATTCTCGGGAAACATTTAGTGAGACAAATTTCTCTCCTTGCTGGAGACTTTCTTGAAGGAAAGAGCAAGCCATTGTTGGATGATGAGATAATGAAATCATTTTCCGTTAGCATGGACCGGGAAGGAGCCTTCATTTCATTTGAAGAGAGGGAGAACGCTTGGAAGAGTTTGTATGAGAAAATAAGGGGGTTGAGTGAAGATCGTGTAAAGTATTACATGAACATTGCCAATCGGATCTCACAAGTATGCCGCCAGTCTAATCAAGATGAGTTGATTATAAGAGGGTTATTCAGATTGATGATGGACGAAGAGAATTTGAAAAATGAAGCGATAGAGTTAGAAAAGCAACTCCTTCCTGAGAGTGTATAG